The Tenacibaculum jejuense genome includes a window with the following:
- a CDS encoding REP-associated tyrosine transposase: MSRKYKFHNGSGVYFVSFATVYWIDVFTRQIYFDVLVDSIKYCREHKGLELYCYCFMPNHVHFIFRSTNEQPMELLRDFKRYTSRKIIETIQDHPQESRKEWLLWMFKRAGNKQGNVNKYQFWQHHNKPIELWSTKVIQQKIDYIHNNPVESGLVVHPEDWKYSSARNFQEDDMVLGIDDIGFFN; encoded by the coding sequence ATGAGTAGAAAATATAAATTCCATAACGGATCAGGTGTTTATTTTGTGTCTTTTGCTACAGTATATTGGATAGATGTATTTACAAGACAAATTTATTTTGATGTTTTAGTAGATAGTATAAAGTATTGTAGAGAGCACAAAGGTTTGGAGCTGTATTGCTATTGTTTTATGCCAAATCATGTGCATTTTATATTCAGATCTACAAACGAACAACCTATGGAATTATTAAGAGATTTTAAGCGGTATACATCAAGAAAAATAATAGAAACGATTCAAGATCATCCACAGGAAAGTAGAAAAGAGTGGTTATTGTGGATGTTTAAAAGAGCGGGAAATAAACAAGGAAATGTAAATAAATATCAATTTTGGCAACATCATAATAAACCTATAGAATTGTGGAGTACAAAAGTTATCCAGCAAAAAATAGATTACATTCATAATAACCCAGTAGAAAGCGGTTTGGTAGTACATCCAGAAGATTGGAAATATTCTAGTGCTAGAAATTTTCAGGAAGATGATATGGTTTTGGGAATAGACGATATTGGATTTTTTAATTAA
- a CDS encoding DUF6443 domain-containing protein, with product MRKIIYMFLLFLPLLVKAQTQVPDNRVERDLEISSANGPTVLTATNSIVLRPTTWIKPGSNFTMRIVADAYLPLSLSNENYILTRAFQTPTQTGVVSSNNDVIESVTYFDGLGRAKQSVGIKQSPDKKDIVTFIGYDDLGRQTHEYLPYTANTSNGSFHSGAKTATQQYYQSNYADDFPSITDVGNINAFSQKSLEASPLNRVLSQAAPGSAWKKGAGHEIDFTYDTNTAGEVKLFRVALNIGENEKVYEPSLIGNGNAVYGVGELYKTITKDENHDGTASKLHTTEEFKNKEGQVILKRTYALVGSTEEAHDTYYVYDDFGNLTYVFPPKVNVNDGVSLVELSELSYQYKYDYRNRLVEKKIPGKDWEYIVYDILDRPVLTQDANLRSQNKWLFTKYDHLGRVVYTGIYTHNTELDQADMQLKFKEDNNLASEQYEDKLDTAGSKSIYYSNRNFPLSNIEVLTVNYYDNYTFDVAGASTSKSLYKGTGTTTAQTKGLATGTKVKVLSTSSWITTVTLYDDKARPVYVYSQNDYLKTTDIVESKLDFVGKVEETKTTHTKAGKSPIVTVDTFSYDHAARLLSQEQKINNQATETIVTNNYDDLGQLVSKEIGGGLQKVDYDYNVRGWLTKINEDTDNDNDLFNFEIRYNNPTSGTALFNGNIAQTSWQTTNENTTKKTYTYNYDALNRIKSAVGALGSNYDVSGISYDKNGNILSLQRRGHIVANPEVGKSNNFGLMDNLKYTYSDNNIGNKLLKVEELSGGHKTFGFKDGNLTGSDYTYDDNGNMISDKNKGITSIKYNHLNLPTKVTIGGKNIDYIYDAAGMKLKKIVENNTTDYAGNHIYENGVLQFFNHPEGYVKADVTSSGVEMDYVYQYKDHLGNVRLSYTDNNKDGNITQNEIVEESNYYPFGLRHKGYNNITNSLGNSTAQKFGYNGMELNEELGLEWHDFGARNYDAALGRWMNLDPLAEEMRRHSPYNYAFNNPVYFIDPDGMAPQSGGCPDGNCEDVPNGSKSQGTAISKEKASKPIVSAVKNQLSKNTGITATGSQSEVSAGDTQSIHNMVQGNLSLNGNAPSVIDINVEQGPLIADDAIQISYEGAQYDKNDLSPEGTVEVNVSDSGQSSNTMSAENSKESTVGGGAEGGKVKAEISTTNGNKSGSGTNNGTSKNTSNTQVYYKYTSTVTHTYQVKYINKGLRNNVSSQTVNVSTKTTFLSPFKLHK from the coding sequence ATGAGAAAGATAATATATATGTTTTTATTGTTTTTACCATTATTGGTAAAAGCTCAGACACAAGTTCCAGACAACAGAGTAGAACGAGATTTAGAGATAAGTAGTGCCAACGGTCCTACAGTTTTAACAGCGACCAATAGCATTGTTTTACGTCCTACAACATGGATAAAGCCAGGTTCTAATTTTACAATGCGTATTGTAGCAGATGCCTATTTGCCATTATCATTAAGTAACGAGAATTACATACTTACCAGAGCATTTCAAACACCAACACAAACAGGCGTTGTTTCTAGTAATAACGATGTAATAGAGTCAGTTACTTATTTTGATGGATTGGGTCGAGCTAAACAAAGTGTTGGTATAAAGCAATCTCCAGACAAAAAAGATATTGTAACGTTTATAGGATACGATGATCTAGGAAGGCAAACTCACGAATATCTTCCATACACTGCCAATACGAGTAATGGTAGTTTTCATTCAGGAGCAAAAACAGCGACACAGCAATATTATCAATCAAACTATGCAGACGACTTTCCTAGTATTACTGATGTAGGAAATATTAATGCTTTTTCACAAAAGAGTTTAGAAGCTTCACCTTTAAATCGAGTTTTAAGTCAAGCAGCCCCAGGAAGTGCTTGGAAAAAAGGTGCTGGTCATGAAATAGATTTTACTTATGATACTAATACAGCAGGAGAAGTAAAACTGTTTCGAGTAGCTTTAAATATTGGTGAAAATGAAAAAGTTTATGAGCCTAGTTTAATTGGAAATGGAAATGCTGTTTATGGAGTAGGAGAATTGTATAAAACAATTACTAAAGATGAAAACCACGACGGTACAGCAAGTAAATTACATACCACAGAAGAATTTAAAAACAAAGAAGGACAAGTTATTTTAAAACGTACTTATGCTTTGGTTGGTTCAACAGAAGAAGCTCACGATACATATTATGTTTACGATGATTTTGGGAATTTAACTTATGTGTTTCCACCAAAAGTAAATGTTAATGATGGAGTTTCTTTAGTAGAATTATCAGAGTTAAGCTATCAATACAAATACGATTACAGAAATCGTTTGGTAGAGAAGAAAATCCCAGGTAAAGATTGGGAATATATCGTTTATGATATTTTAGATCGTCCAGTACTAACCCAAGACGCAAACTTGCGTTCACAAAATAAATGGTTATTTACCAAATACGATCATTTAGGAAGAGTTGTATATACAGGTATATACACTCATAATACAGAATTAGATCAAGCTGATATGCAGCTTAAATTTAAAGAGGATAATAATCTAGCCTCAGAACAATATGAAGATAAACTAGATACAGCAGGATCAAAAAGTATTTATTATTCGAATAGAAACTTTCCATTATCAAACATAGAAGTACTAACTGTAAACTATTACGACAATTATACTTTCGATGTAGCAGGTGCTTCAACGAGTAAAAGTTTATACAAAGGAACAGGAACTACAACAGCTCAAACCAAAGGTTTAGCTACAGGAACCAAAGTAAAAGTGTTAAGTACTAGTAGTTGGATTACAACAGTTACGTTATACGATGATAAAGCACGACCAGTGTATGTATATTCTCAAAACGATTACTTAAAAACTACAGATATTGTAGAAAGTAAATTAGATTTTGTAGGTAAAGTAGAAGAGACCAAAACGACACATACCAAAGCCGGAAAATCACCTATTGTAACGGTAGACACCTTTAGTTACGATCATGCAGCCAGATTATTAAGTCAAGAACAAAAAATAAACAATCAAGCAACAGAAACCATTGTAACAAACAATTACGATGATTTAGGACAATTAGTATCTAAAGAAATAGGGGGAGGTCTACAAAAAGTAGATTACGATTATAATGTACGCGGATGGTTAACTAAGATTAATGAAGATACAGATAATGACAACGATTTGTTTAACTTTGAGATACGATATAACAACCCAACTAGTGGAACAGCATTATTTAATGGAAACATAGCGCAAACCAGCTGGCAGACTACTAATGAAAATACGACTAAGAAAACGTATACTTATAATTACGATGCGTTGAACAGAATTAAAAGCGCTGTTGGAGCTTTAGGTTCGAACTATGATGTGTCAGGTATCAGTTACGATAAAAACGGAAACATATTAAGTCTACAACGAAGAGGACACATTGTAGCCAATCCAGAAGTTGGAAAGAGTAACAATTTTGGATTAATGGATAACCTGAAATATACCTATAGTGATAACAATATAGGAAATAAATTATTAAAAGTAGAAGAATTATCAGGCGGACACAAAACTTTTGGTTTCAAAGATGGAAACCTTACAGGTAGCGACTATACTTATGATGATAATGGAAACATGATTTCTGATAAAAACAAAGGAATTACGAGTATTAAATATAACCATTTAAATCTACCAACTAAAGTTACTATTGGAGGTAAGAATATCGATTATATTTATGATGCGGCGGGTATGAAGTTAAAAAAGATTGTAGAAAATAATACTACAGATTACGCTGGTAACCATATTTACGAAAATGGAGTATTACAATTCTTTAACCACCCTGAAGGTTATGTAAAAGCAGATGTCACATCGAGCGGAGTCGAGATGGATTATGTATACCAATACAAAGATCATTTAGGCAATGTTCGTTTATCATATACAGATAATAACAAAGATGGTAATATCACCCAAAATGAAATTGTAGAAGAATCTAATTATTATCCTTTTGGACTGCGTCACAAGGGGTACAACAATATCACTAACTCCCTAGGAAACAGTACTGCACAGAAGTTTGGGTATAATGGAATGGAGCTTAATGAAGAATTAGGGCTTGAATGGCACGACTTCGGTGCCAGAAATTATGATGCGGCTTTAGGTCGTTGGATGAACTTAGACCCATTAGCAGAAGAAATGCGAAGACATTCGCCTTATAATTATGCATTTAATAATCCTGTTTATTTTATTGATCCTGATGGAATGGCGCCACAATCAGGTGGATGTCCTGATGGAAATTGTGAAGATGTCCCTAATGGCTCTAAATCTCAAGGGACAGCTATTTCAAAAGAAAAAGCTTCAAAACCCATTGTTAGTGCCGTTAAAAACCAACTTTCCAAAAATACTGGTATAACTGCCACTGGATCTCAATCTGAGGTTAGTGCTGGAGATACTCAAAGTATACACAATATGGTACAAGGTAACTTAAGTCTTAATGGAAATGCTCCTTCAGTAATAGATATAAATGTAGAACAAGGTCCATTAATTGCTGATGATGCCATCCAAATTAGTTATGAAGGAGCTCAATATGATAAGAATGATTTGTCCCCAGAAGGTACTGTTGAAGTAAATGTTTCTGATTCTGGACAAAGTTCAAACACTATGTCGGCAGAAAACTCCAAAGAGAGTACTGTAGGAGGTGGAGCAGAAGGAGGAAAAGTAAAAGCTGAAATATCAACTACAAACGGTAACAAATCAGGAAGCGGTACAAATAATGGCACGAGTAAAAATACAAGTAATACACAAGTCTATTATAAATATACATCCACAGTGACTCATACTTATCAAGTTAAGTATATTAACAAAGGGTTGAGGAATAATGTTAGCTCCCAAACTGTCAATGTATCAACTAAAACAACTTTTTTATCACCATTTAAATTACACAAATAA
- a CDS encoding RHS repeat domain-containing protein — protein sequence MKKITISIFMLFMSVFIYGQELPEIVPLSPNAAEIAKYGEIPISHFTGIPNVSIPLYNIKSGSLDLPLSLSYHAGGNKVESIASWVGLGWSLTTIPSISRSIRGIADEDGGYFSKYSGKTVNELMELPEGNNLLDTYRHDLFEGTVDSEPDIFYYNIVGESGKFFYNQETETFITYPRSNTKIIRENSNFRIIDKNGVEYLFNFIETNSSSGTTQSPSVKTTWYASKIESSDKKDRIRITYQSETYLNNTQNVTVKHHKLAEKGATAGNGIPTNQGSILMRNRTVSQVPDSIIFSNGYVKFNRSSQTREDLQGAKSLKNISIYDIGDHLIQKYEFDYSYQSGGGGISGTPCYNADDFSKKWMFLDKVSQVSKDLNNKLEHVFTYDKTNIPPCRRSAAQDYWGFYNGETTNKSLTPPYYIPNVNTIYVDGAKRGVNPSKSNFGILKKITYPTKGYTEFDYENNMINGEGSIEEDPLLEYSTDEVMITGDELIDWESPLSPRATYEADFTIDNPQNEVLNNRNPNGGSIVSFVIQFPGCDISNGANNCARFMLVNTSNGQIIDVHTNGRSFYLPNGTYKIRASFNQDPANYQDFIFIAKWNIISNSGTGASPESYNRYVGGLRVKEIRDYPSASLPPLVKKYKYIEGVNSEVSSGSLFGKPNFSFTDVIQYDYNGSDPRGFSYSKQFLYLKVSSTSNMQQVTHSGSFVGYKNVIEETNDPSRTGYTEYKFSHAADEYNLINSRNETSINFSGFDNNLISANTEEENSFPYIPTESKEVYRGLLLHLLQYKKTEDRFILVNKKSFNYTDEPFKSNNILPKYSSAIKWGNNITSNETYGATNGVLYNRAQNLKQYNVLSSWYQLSGEKEINYDSNGQNPVTIETEYSYDNPNHLLTTKTSTTNSKGEVMISTTKYAHDVNDNRLITENRIAEPLEVETKKKIGNTTVALSKQKTIYSDDHNISGIYLPKNIRASKGTQPIEDRIVYHSYDSDGNPTEVSKKDGTHIVYIWGYRQTQPIAKIEGVDLSALSKTTIENLQDLSDSDDDRTLGYQGKEGDLREALDALRSLPELSKAQITTYTYDPLIGVTSITDPRGYVMYYEYDNFNRLKLIKDASGNLIQETKYNYKN from the coding sequence ATGAAAAAAATAACGATTAGCATTTTTATGCTATTTATGTCTGTATTTATCTATGGGCAAGAATTGCCTGAAATAGTCCCGTTAAGTCCTAATGCCGCTGAAATAGCCAAATATGGTGAAATCCCAATTAGTCATTTTACTGGAATTCCAAATGTTAGTATTCCATTATATAATATTAAATCTGGATCTCTTGATTTACCTTTGTCACTAAGTTATCACGCAGGAGGTAATAAAGTAGAAAGTATAGCTTCATGGGTTGGTTTAGGTTGGTCTTTAACTACTATTCCGTCTATTTCAAGAAGTATTCGAGGTATAGCTGATGAGGATGGAGGTTATTTTTCTAAGTACAGTGGTAAAACAGTTAATGAGTTGATGGAATTACCAGAAGGAAATAACTTACTTGATACTTATAGACATGATTTATTCGAAGGTACCGTTGATTCTGAACCAGATATATTTTACTATAATATAGTTGGTGAGAGTGGTAAGTTTTTTTATAATCAAGAAACAGAAACATTTATTACATACCCAAGATCAAATACTAAAATTATTCGTGAAAACTCTAATTTTAGGATAATAGATAAAAATGGTGTAGAATATTTATTTAATTTCATTGAAACCAATAGTAGTTCGGGGACTACTCAATCTCCTTCAGTTAAGACAACTTGGTATGCATCTAAAATAGAATCTTCAGATAAAAAAGATCGTATTCGTATAACATATCAAAGTGAAACTTATTTAAATAATACACAAAACGTAACTGTTAAACATCATAAACTGGCAGAGAAAGGAGCAACCGCAGGTAACGGAATTCCTACTAATCAAGGAAGTATTTTAATGCGAAACAGAACTGTATCGCAAGTTCCAGACTCTATAATTTTCTCTAATGGATATGTAAAATTTAATAGAAGCTCACAAACTAGAGAGGACCTCCAAGGAGCAAAAAGCCTTAAAAATATTTCTATTTATGATATTGGAGATCATCTAATACAAAAGTATGAGTTTGATTATAGTTATCAGTCGGGGGGAGGTGGAATCTCTGGAACTCCATGTTATAATGCTGATGATTTTTCGAAAAAATGGATGTTTTTAGATAAAGTATCACAAGTTTCTAAAGATTTGAATAACAAATTAGAACATGTATTTACCTATGATAAAACAAATATTCCACCATGTAGGAGAAGTGCAGCGCAAGACTATTGGGGATTTTATAATGGTGAAACGACTAACAAAAGCTTAACACCTCCTTATTATATTCCAAATGTTAATACTATTTATGTTGATGGGGCTAAAAGAGGTGTCAATCCTTCTAAATCTAATTTTGGAATTTTAAAAAAAATTACTTATCCAACAAAAGGTTATACTGAATTTGATTATGAAAATAACATGATAAATGGAGAAGGTTCCATTGAAGAAGATCCATTACTTGAATATTCTACAGATGAAGTAATGATTACAGGAGATGAACTGATTGATTGGGAAAGCCCTCTTAGTCCCAGAGCAACTTATGAAGCAGACTTTACCATAGATAACCCACAAAATGAAGTTTTAAATAATAGAAATCCTAATGGAGGATCTATTGTAAGTTTTGTAATTCAATTTCCTGGATGTGATATTAGTAATGGTGCGAATAATTGTGCTAGATTTATGTTAGTTAATACAAGCAACGGACAAATTATTGATGTTCATACTAATGGTAGAAGTTTTTATCTGCCTAACGGAACATATAAGATAAGAGCAAGTTTTAATCAAGATCCTGCAAATTATCAAGATTTCATTTTTATTGCTAAATGGAATATTATTTCAAATAGTGGTACAGGTGCAAGTCCGGAATCATATAACAGATATGTAGGAGGTTTAAGAGTAAAAGAGATTAGAGATTATCCAAGTGCATCTTTACCTCCATTAGTAAAAAAGTATAAATATATAGAAGGGGTTAATTCTGAGGTTTCTTCGGGAAGTTTATTTGGTAAGCCTAACTTTAGTTTCACAGATGTTATACAGTATGATTACAATGGTAGTGATCCAAGAGGTTTTAGTTATTCAAAGCAATTTTTATATTTGAAAGTGAGTTCTACTTCAAACATGCAACAAGTAACTCATTCTGGTTCTTTCGTGGGATATAAAAATGTTATTGAAGAAACAAATGATCCTAGCAGAACAGGTTATACAGAATATAAGTTTTCACATGCAGCCGATGAGTATAATTTGATAAATTCGAGGAATGAAACATCTATTAATTTTTCTGGTTTTGATAATAATCTTATTTCAGCTAATACCGAGGAAGAGAATAGTTTTCCTTACATACCTACAGAAAGTAAAGAAGTTTACAGGGGACTTTTACTTCATTTATTGCAATATAAAAAAACCGAAGATCGTTTTATATTAGTAAACAAAAAGAGTTTTAATTATACGGATGAACCATTTAAATCAAATAATATATTACCTAAATATTCATCAGCAATAAAATGGGGAAATAATATAACATCTAATGAAACATATGGTGCGACTAATGGAGTTCTTTATAATCGAGCACAAAACCTCAAACAGTATAACGTTTTAAGTAGCTGGTATCAATTATCAGGAGAAAAAGAAATAAATTATGATAGTAATGGTCAAAACCCAGTTACAATAGAAACAGAATACTCTTATGATAATCCTAATCATCTATTAACAACTAAGACTAGTACAACAAATAGCAAAGGGGAAGTTATGATTTCAACAACAAAGTATGCTCACGATGTTAATGACAATCGCTTAATTACTGAAAACCGTATTGCAGAACCTTTAGAGGTAGAAACAAAGAAAAAGATAGGTAATACTACTGTTGCTTTAAGCAAGCAAAAAACAATTTATAGTGATGATCATAATATTTCAGGGATATATCTTCCTAAAAATATAAGAGCAAGTAAAGGAACTCAACCTATTGAAGATCGTATAGTATATCATAGTTATGATAGTGATGGTAACCCAACAGAAGTAAGTAAAAAAGATGGTACTCATATTGTTTATATTTGGGGTTATCGTCAAACACAGCCGATTGCTAAAATAGAAGGAGTAGATCTATCTGCTCTTTCAAAAACTACAATAGAGAACCTTCAAGATCTTTCAGATTCAGATGATGATCGAACTTTAGGTTACCAAGGAAAAGAAGGAGATTTACGAGAAGCTTTAGATGCTTTACGTAGTTTACCAGAATTATCAAAAGCTCAAATCACCACATACACTTACGATCCATTAATAGGAGTCACAAGTATTACCGATCCTAGAGGCTATGTTATGTATTATGAATACGATAATTTTAATCGATTAAAATTAATAAAAGATGCCTCAGGGAATTTGATACAAGAAACAAAATACAACTACAAAAACTAA
- a CDS encoding FeoB-associated Cys-rich membrane protein — MAFNSAFWNGNLSLCFCFNNFSSSTMIQEIITYSIVVLAVLFLGRKFIFKSKNNGCDPGCGCS; from the coding sequence ATGGCCTTTAATTCAGCTTTTTGGAATGGGAATCTTAGCCTATGTTTCTGCTTTAATAACTTTTCAAGCTCTACAATGATTCAAGAAATTATCACATATAGTATTGTAGTTTTAGCTGTCCTTTTTTTAGGAAGAAAATTTATTTTTAAATCTAAAAATAATGGTTGCGATCCTGGTTGTGGATGTAGTTAG
- the feoB gene encoding ferrous iron transport protein B, with amino-acid sequence MEKNNIQVSLIGNPNTGKTSLFNKLTGLNQKVGNYPGITVDKKQGVCNLSSGNKAIITDLPGTYSINPTSLDESVVLKVLQNTTDENYPDVIVVVADVENLKRNLLLFSQIQDIGVPTILAINMADEMDKKGISIDISGLEKALQTKVVLVSAKKNQGIQELKNSIATYENLKKVADFSEIANKIDRVYFETLQKVKPHKSLYDLWLGITQQSIDTSEKQEFANFLDDISKLKKYQHKETIYRYQRINNILKENYNLDISKAKDLRSKLDKIFTHKIFGYFIFLSVLVLMFQSIYEWASIPMDFIDNSFGSLVEYTKSIMPEGMFTDLLTDGIIAGIGGVVIFIPQIAILYFLVAFLEESGYMSRVVFLMDKIMRRFGMSGKSIVPLISGTACAIPAVMATRTISSWKERLITILVTPFTTCAARLPVYAILIAIIIPDKKVLGFLNLQGLTLLALYALGFFTAIISAYVLHKILKIKSKSFFVMEMPEYKLPSFKNIIFTVLEKTKTFVVDAGKVILAISIVLWFLATHGPSSYDKVEEEVRKEAVLSEFSEEEIAQKIASKKLEKSYIGIAGKTIEPIVKPLGFDWKIGIGLITSFAAREVFVGTLATIYSIEGVEEEATIKERMEAEINPDTGKKRFNFATGMSLLVFYAFAMQCMATLAIVKRETNSWKWPLIQLFGMGILAYVSALITFQALQ; translated from the coding sequence ATGGAGAAAAATAATATTCAAGTTTCGTTAATTGGTAATCCTAATACAGGAAAAACATCTTTGTTTAATAAGTTAACTGGTTTAAATCAAAAAGTTGGTAATTATCCAGGAATCACTGTAGACAAAAAGCAAGGAGTTTGTAATTTATCTTCTGGAAATAAAGCTATAATTACAGATTTGCCAGGTACATACAGTATCAATCCAACATCTTTAGATGAAAGTGTTGTTCTAAAGGTATTACAAAATACTACTGATGAAAATTATCCTGACGTAATTGTTGTAGTCGCAGATGTGGAAAACTTGAAAAGAAACTTATTGTTATTTTCTCAAATTCAAGATATTGGTGTTCCTACGATTTTAGCTATTAATATGGCTGATGAAATGGATAAAAAAGGCATTTCTATTGATATTTCAGGATTAGAAAAAGCTTTACAAACAAAAGTTGTATTAGTTTCTGCTAAGAAAAACCAAGGAATACAAGAATTAAAAAACAGTATAGCGACGTACGAAAACTTAAAAAAAGTTGCTGATTTTTCTGAAATAGCAAATAAAATTGATAGAGTATATTTTGAAACATTACAAAAAGTAAAACCACACAAATCGTTATATGATTTATGGTTGGGGATAACTCAACAGTCAATAGATACATCTGAGAAGCAGGAATTTGCTAATTTCTTAGATGATATTTCTAAACTAAAGAAATATCAACATAAAGAAACGATTTACAGGTATCAAAGAATCAATAATATTCTAAAAGAAAATTACAATTTAGATATAAGTAAAGCAAAGGATTTACGAAGCAAATTAGATAAAATTTTCACACATAAAATTTTTGGTTATTTCATTTTCCTTTCAGTTCTGGTATTAATGTTTCAGTCAATTTATGAGTGGGCAAGTATTCCAATGGATTTTATTGATAATTCTTTCGGAAGTTTGGTAGAATACACCAAATCTATTATGCCAGAAGGAATGTTTACCGACTTATTAACTGATGGTATTATAGCAGGAATTGGAGGGGTTGTAATTTTTATTCCACAAATAGCAATTTTATATTTTTTAGTAGCCTTTTTAGAAGAGTCTGGATACATGAGTAGGGTTGTCTTTTTAATGGATAAAATTATGAGACGTTTTGGTATGAGCGGTAAAAGTATTGTGCCTTTAATTTCGGGAACAGCTTGCGCAATTCCAGCAGTTATGGCTACACGAACGATTTCAAGTTGGAAAGAAAGACTAATTACAATTTTAGTAACTCCTTTTACAACTTGTGCTGCGAGATTACCTGTTTATGCCATATTAATTGCCATAATAATTCCTGATAAGAAAGTTCTTGGGTTTTTAAATTTACAAGGATTAACACTTTTAGCTTTATATGCTTTAGGTTTTTTTACAGCTATAATTTCAGCATATGTGTTGCATAAGATATTAAAAATAAAAAGTAAATCTTTCTTTGTCATGGAAATGCCAGAGTATAAGTTACCTTCTTTTAAGAATATTATTTTTACTGTTTTGGAAAAAACAAAAACTTTTGTAGTAGATGCTGGTAAAGTAATTTTAGCAATTTCTATCGTATTGTGGTTTCTTGCAACACATGGTCCGTCTTCATATGATAAAGTTGAAGAAGAGGTGAGAAAAGAAGCTGTTTTAAGTGAGTTTTCAGAAGAAGAGATTGCTCAAAAAATAGCTTCTAAAAAACTAGAAAAATCTTATATAGGTATTGCAGGAAAAACTATTGAACCTATTGTAAAACCTTTAGGGTTTGATTGGAAAATAGGAATAGGATTAATCACATCTTTTGCTGCAAGAGAAGTTTTTGTCGGAACTTTAGCTACTATTTATAGTATAGAAGGTGTTGAAGAAGAAGCGACAATAAAAGAACGAATGGAAGCCGAGATAAATCCAGATACAGGAAAAAAACGGTTTAATTTTGCCACAGGTATGTCGTTACTTGTTTTTTATGCATTTGCAATGCAATGTATGGCAACTTTAGCGATTGTAAAACGAGAAACAAATAGTTGGAAATGGCCTTTAATTCAGCTTTTTGGAATGGGAATCTTAGCCTATGTTTCTGCTTTAATAACTTTTCAAGCTCTACAATGA
- a CDS encoding FeoA family protein gives MSTIASLKIGQVGVISEESEHSIPLKLLEMGCLPGSVVELIQIAPLNDPLYVNVNGSHIAIRREIASKIKITNL, from the coding sequence TTGAGTACAATAGCATCATTAAAAATCGGTCAAGTCGGAGTGATATCTGAAGAGAGTGAGCATTCTATACCTTTAAAATTATTAGAAATGGGTTGTTTACCTGGTTCTGTGGTTGAATTAATTCAAATAGCTCCTTTAAATGACCCTCTATATGTTAATGTGAATGGAAGTCATATTGCAATAAGACGTGAAATTGCATCAAAAATAAAAATTACCAATTTATAG